GGGATTTAAAGAGACGGTGACTGCGCACGGTTAACGTATGTGCGGTCGTCTATAACGTTGGCATCCCGTGCCATGGGCGATAGTTTCTAAATTTAAAACACCTTCCCTACGGGAGGGTATAGGTGATAAGATTGGGACCGGCCATTGAGGCTTTAAAGAGGTGAATTCGAGGGAAGGGAGGTGAATACACGATGCTGACCACGGACAGGAAACAGGGTGTTGTAAAGAAGTACAAGGTACACGACACGGATACCGGCTCGCCCGAGGTGCAGGTGGCGCTTATAAGCGAGAGGATAAACTCGCTCAGCGGCCACTTCAAGGCCCACGGCGGCGACCACCATTCAAGGCGGGGGCTCCTTAAGCTCGTCGGCAGGAGGAGGAGGCTCCTCGACTACCTTAAGAAAAAGGACGCGGACCGCTACAAGAAGCTTATCGAGAGCCTCGGGCTCAGGCGTTGAGCCGCGTAGAGGGTCGGCACCCGCGCGGGTGCCGCTTAAGCACGTCCATTTGAGGTAAAGATGGCTGGATAGAGACGGTGAGATGGAAGCGGTGGGCTAAGAAAAGTGAGACGAAAACAAAGACGGGAGCTACGAAAAAAAAGATGGCAAAAACATATGAGATAGATTACGGGGGGAGACCCCTTACCATAGAGATAGGTAAAGTGGCGAGGCAGGCCCACGGGTCCTGTACCGTCAGGTACGGCGACACGGTGGTGCTGGTTACGGCCTGCCGGGCGCCGGGCGCCTCCGAGGGGCTCGACTTCATGCCGCTTACCGTTAACTACATAGAGATGACGTACGCGGCCGGGAAGATACCCGGAGGCTTCTTCAAGCGCGAGGGCAGGCCGAGCGAGAAGGAAGTGATCTGTTCCAGGCTTATCGACAGGCCGCTCAGGCCGCTCTTTCCCGACGGCTACCGTCACGAGACACAGGTCATCGCCACGGTGATGTCGCTCGACCCGGAGAACGACCCCGAGATCGTGGCGACCATAGGCGCCTCCATTGCGCTCGGCATCTCCGACATACCGTTCGCGGGCCCCATAGCCGCGGTAAGGGTCGGGAGGCTTGACGG
This sequence is a window from Thermodesulfobacteriota bacterium. Protein-coding genes within it:
- the rpsO gene encoding 30S ribosomal protein S15; its protein translation is MLTTDRKQGVVKKYKVHDTDTGSPEVQVALISERINSLSGHFKAHGGDHHSRRGLLKLVGRRRRLLDYLKKKDADRYKKLIESLGLRR